One region of Brachybacterium saurashtrense genomic DNA includes:
- the mnmA gene encoding tRNA 2-thiouridine(34) synthase MnmA: MKVLAAMSGGVDSAVAAARAAEAGHEVVGVHMALSKSRDQTRTGSRGCCTVEDASDARRAAERIGIPYYVWDLSDDFHDLVVEDFLAEYAAGRTPNPCVRCNERIKFASLLERATLLGFDAVCTGHYASIRADGPGGAPSLHRSRNMEKDQSYVLAVMGPEAVRRSLFPLGEYATKAEVRAEARARGLGVSTKPDSYDICFVADGDTRGFLERNLGEAPGEVVDADGTVLGTHRGTHGFTIGQRRGLGVERPAPDGAPRYVVDIDPASRQVVIGAAELLSTYELVAGDVISFEPLTAGRRVSAQIRAHGEAIPATLVGVPSTSAAVPPAEGGPAPARADGATPAVEPAGTALRIRLDTPLRGVAPGQTLVLYDEDRVLAAATLERRA; this comes from the coding sequence ATGAAGGTGCTGGCGGCGATGAGCGGCGGGGTCGACTCCGCCGTCGCGGCGGCGCGCGCCGCCGAGGCCGGCCACGAGGTGGTGGGCGTGCACATGGCGCTGTCCAAGAGCCGTGACCAGACCCGCACCGGCTCCCGCGGGTGCTGCACCGTGGAGGACGCCTCCGACGCCCGCCGGGCCGCCGAGCGCATCGGGATCCCGTACTACGTGTGGGATCTCTCCGACGACTTCCACGACCTGGTGGTGGAGGACTTCCTCGCCGAGTACGCCGCCGGACGCACCCCGAACCCGTGCGTGCGCTGCAACGAGCGGATCAAGTTCGCCTCCCTGCTGGAGCGCGCCACGCTGCTGGGCTTCGACGCGGTGTGCACCGGGCACTACGCCTCGATCCGCGCCGACGGCCCGGGCGGCGCCCCGTCGCTGCACCGTTCGCGGAACATGGAGAAGGACCAGTCCTACGTGCTGGCCGTGATGGGGCCGGAGGCGGTGCGCCGCTCCCTGTTCCCGCTCGGGGAGTACGCCACCAAGGCCGAGGTGCGGGCCGAGGCCCGGGCCCGCGGTCTGGGCGTCTCCACCAAGCCGGACAGCTACGACATCTGCTTCGTGGCCGACGGCGACACCCGCGGCTTCCTCGAGCGGAACCTCGGCGAGGCGCCCGGCGAGGTGGTCGACGCGGACGGCACGGTGCTGGGCACCCATCGCGGCACCCACGGGTTCACGATCGGGCAGCGCCGCGGCCTGGGCGTCGAGCGACCGGCGCCCGACGGCGCCCCCCGCTACGTGGTCGACATCGACCCCGCCTCCCGCCAGGTGGTGATCGGCGCGGCCGAGCTGCTCTCCACTTACGAGCTGGTGGCCGGGGACGTGATCTCCTTCGAGCCGCTCACCGCGGGCCGGCGGGTGAGCGCCCAGATCCGCGCCCACGGCGAGGCGATCCCCGCCACGCTCGTGGGGGTCCCCTCCACCAGCGCCGCGGTGCCGCCCGCGGAGGGCGGCCCGGCCCCGGCTCGCGCCGACGGCGCCACCCCTGCCGTGGAGCCCGCCGGCACCGCCCTGCGGATCCGCCTCGACACCCCACTTCGCGGCGTCGCGCCCGGTCAGACCCTCGTGCTCTACGACGAGGACCGGGTGCTCGCCGCCGCCACCCTGGAGCGACGCGCATGA
- a CDS encoding cysteine desulfurase family protein → MTSQDTPRAYLDHAATTVMRPAAREAFLEASQVVGNPSAVHTSGRRARAVLDEAIGTIAARLDVPRSWVLMTSGGTEADNLALRGATLGRLRQDPSRTAVAVAATDHPAVLATARSLAGAEAALQVRELGVDAAGALRPEEVDGALADGAVGVLSAALVNNETGAVQDIAALAESARAHGTLVHTDAVQAVGHVPLPRREHVDLMSLSGHKIGAPVGVGVLVARPEVRFAELSTGGGQQRGVRSGTLDAAQAAAFAAALGEALDAQEASSRRLAALAERLRAGVAALDPSARPTLPTAAHSPHIVHLLFPGADADSLLFLLDAAGVDCSAGSACAAGVTQASPALAAMGVPEREARGALRLSLGWTSTEAEVDHLLAVLPGALERARAVGALHR, encoded by the coding sequence ATGACCTCGCAGGACACTCCGCGCGCGTATCTCGACCACGCCGCCACCACCGTGATGCGGCCCGCGGCCCGCGAGGCCTTCCTCGAGGCCTCGCAGGTGGTGGGCAACCCGTCCGCTGTCCACACCTCCGGGCGCCGCGCCCGCGCCGTGCTCGACGAGGCGATCGGCACCATCGCCGCCCGCCTCGACGTGCCGCGCAGCTGGGTGCTGATGACCTCCGGCGGCACCGAGGCGGACAACCTCGCCCTGCGCGGGGCGACCCTGGGCAGGCTCCGCCAGGACCCGTCCCGCACCGCGGTGGCCGTCGCCGCGACCGACCATCCCGCGGTGCTCGCCACGGCCCGCTCGCTCGCCGGGGCCGAGGCTGCCCTGCAGGTGCGGGAGCTGGGCGTGGACGCCGCCGGGGCGCTGCGCCCCGAGGAGGTCGACGGCGCGCTGGCCGACGGCGCGGTGGGCGTGCTCAGCGCGGCACTGGTGAACAACGAGACCGGCGCCGTGCAGGACATCGCCGCGCTCGCCGAGAGCGCCCGCGCCCACGGCACCCTGGTGCACACCGATGCCGTGCAGGCGGTGGGGCACGTGCCGCTGCCGCGCCGGGAGCACGTGGACCTGATGTCCCTGTCCGGCCACAAGATCGGCGCCCCCGTGGGGGTTGGGGTGCTGGTGGCGCGGCCCGAGGTGCGCTTCGCGGAGCTCTCCACCGGCGGCGGGCAGCAGCGCGGGGTGCGGTCGGGCACGCTCGACGCCGCCCAGGCCGCGGCCTTCGCCGCCGCCCTCGGCGAGGCGCTCGACGCGCAGGAGGCGAGCTCCCGCCGCCTCGCCGCCCTTGCCGAGCGGCTGCGGGCCGGGGTCGCGGCGCTGGATCCGTCGGCCCGCCCCACCCTGCCCACCGCCGCGCACTCCCCGCACATCGTGCACCTGCTGTTCCCCGGCGCGGACGCGGACTCCCTGCTGTTCCTGCTGGACGCCGCCGGGGTGGACTGCTCGGCGGGCTCCGCCTGCGCGGCGGGCGTCACGCAGGCCAGCCCCGCGCTGGCCGCGATGGGCGTGCCGGAGCGGGAGGCCCGCGGTGCGCTGCGGCTCTCGCTGGGATGGACCAGCACGGAGGCGGAGGTCGATCACCTGCTCGCCGTGCTGCCCGGTGCGCTCGAGCGCGCCCGCGCCGTCGGCGCCCTGCACCGCTGA
- a CDS encoding vWA domain-containing protein — translation MRLEPLMPLWASLPLFALMALLCTVLLVRRPRQRLAWARRLLMVVLLLAVALRPVTPIAGEQTERMNANVFFVVDRTGSMNAEDYAGDQPRLDGVRADMDRIMGMTEGARYSIIAFDSTATQQLPLTTDAGAARAWIDTLTTEPTAYSTGSNVDRPLTSLMIEITETQREDPDSSILVYFLSDGENTDDRDSESFAQAAGFIDGGAVLGYGTAEGGPMKVQGGEDHGEYITGPDGQQGISSIDEEQLRTIAEQMEVPYLHRDDPEAPIEGTMEGITLRPIPSESRREAASVEDWYWVASIPLAALLIWELGEMTYRLPRRLDRYDISGASR, via the coding sequence ATGCGACTGGAGCCCCTGATGCCGCTGTGGGCGAGCCTGCCCCTGTTCGCCCTGATGGCGCTGCTGTGCACGGTGCTGCTGGTGCGGCGTCCCCGGCAGCGCCTGGCCTGGGCGCGGCGGCTGCTGATGGTGGTGCTGCTGCTGGCGGTGGCGCTGCGCCCGGTCACCCCGATCGCCGGGGAGCAGACCGAGCGGATGAACGCGAACGTGTTCTTCGTGGTGGATCGCACCGGGTCGATGAACGCCGAGGACTACGCCGGCGACCAGCCCCGCCTCGACGGGGTGCGGGCGGACATGGACCGCATCATGGGCATGACCGAGGGCGCCCGCTACTCGATCATCGCCTTCGACTCCACCGCCACCCAGCAGCTCCCGCTCACCACCGACGCCGGCGCCGCCCGGGCCTGGATCGACACCCTCACCACCGAGCCCACCGCCTACTCCACCGGCTCGAACGTGGACCGCCCCCTCACCTCGCTGATGATCGAGATCACCGAGACCCAGCGGGAGGACCCGGACTCCAGCATCCTGGTGTATTTCCTCTCCGACGGGGAGAACACCGACGACCGGGACTCGGAGTCCTTCGCGCAGGCCGCCGGGTTCATCGACGGCGGCGCCGTGCTGGGCTACGGCACCGCCGAAGGCGGGCCGATGAAGGTGCAGGGCGGCGAGGACCACGGCGAGTACATCACCGGGCCGGACGGCCAGCAGGGCATCTCGAGCATCGACGAGGAGCAGCTGCGCACCATCGCCGAGCAGATGGAGGTGCCCTACCTGCACCGCGACGATCCCGAGGCTCCGATCGAGGGCACCATGGAGGGGATCACCCTGCGGCCGATCCCCTCCGAGTCCCGCCGCGAGGCGGCCAGCGTCGAGGACTGGTACTGGGTGGCCTCCATCCCGCTCGCGGCCCTGCTGATCTGGGAGCTGGGGGAGATGACCTACCGCCTGCCCCGCAGGCTGGACCGCTACGACATTTCAGGAGCCTCGCGATGA
- a CDS encoding vWA domain-containing protein: MVMIFWWVTALLLVAALTVWGITFWHRRAMRRSPVLVANSRYLERIPSYVRARRTARVLRAAQVGVAVLAVLSASVLSGRIATERLATPEFSSRDIVLCLDVSGSMYEYDTEILATFAALVDDFEGERVALSIFNSTSRTVFPLTNDYDLIQRELENGAEAIDFDEFGYRLGNREYSEDKVRQYVEFVEGTRGIADEASIVPDGLASCAQLFDQAEEDRSRSIIFATDNEVNGEPIFSLEEATERVSSRDIDLYTFYPGAYECGPQCFEELQTATEDQDGELYESSDPEAIPSIIGQIQKTQAEVLGATPTVLRTDHPAFGFVLTFLSLVGILVLGWRSR; encoded by the coding sequence ATGGTCATGATCTTCTGGTGGGTCACCGCACTGCTCCTGGTGGCCGCTCTGACGGTGTGGGGGATCACCTTCTGGCACCGCCGGGCGATGCGCCGCTCCCCGGTGCTGGTGGCGAACTCCCGCTACCTGGAGAGGATCCCCAGCTACGTGCGCGCCCGCCGCACCGCGCGCGTGCTGCGCGCCGCGCAGGTGGGCGTGGCGGTGCTGGCGGTGCTCTCCGCCTCGGTGCTCTCGGGCCGCATCGCCACCGAGCGGCTGGCCACCCCCGAGTTCTCCTCCCGTGACATCGTGCTGTGCCTGGACGTGTCCGGGTCGATGTACGAGTACGACACCGAGATCCTCGCCACTTTCGCCGCGCTGGTGGACGACTTCGAGGGGGAGCGGGTGGCGCTGTCGATCTTCAACTCCACCAGCCGCACCGTGTTCCCGCTGACCAACGACTACGACCTGATCCAGCGGGAGCTCGAGAACGGCGCCGAGGCGATCGACTTCGACGAGTTCGGGTACCGGCTGGGCAATCGGGAGTACTCCGAGGACAAGGTGCGCCAGTACGTCGAGTTCGTGGAGGGCACCCGCGGCATCGCCGACGAGGCCTCGATCGTGCCGGACGGCCTCGCCTCCTGCGCGCAGCTGTTCGACCAGGCGGAGGAGGACCGCTCCCGCTCGATCATCTTCGCGACCGACAACGAGGTCAACGGCGAACCGATCTTCTCCCTCGAGGAGGCCACCGAACGGGTCTCCTCCCGGGACATCGACCTGTACACGTTCTACCCCGGCGCGTACGAGTGCGGTCCGCAGTGCTTCGAGGAGCTCCAGACCGCCACCGAGGACCAGGACGGCGAGCTCTACGAGTCCTCGGACCCGGAGGCGATCCCCTCCATCATCGGCCAGATCCAGAAGACCCAGGCCGAGGTGCTGGGCGCGACGCCCACCGTGCTGCGCACGGACCATCCGGCGTTCGGCTTCGTGCTCACCTTCCTCTCCCTGGTGGGGATCCTGGTGCTGGGATGGAGGTCCCGCTGA
- a CDS encoding DUF58 domain-containing protein translates to MATSLLTRVKARVDLHTSNRARGLIQGRGRSLFKGSGEDFDDLKYYQPGDKISDIDWKATARSGEPLIRQFNEERVRHLSIVADTSSAMAATAADGSSKRDAMILAAGMICFLAQKNGDLVSLVAGAEPRPIQLPSRSSDGHLELLLRTVQQGTTTASAPADSAWLLERAFRVTTRPTLMTIITDEAHPAVEDFTLLRRLTTRHDLLVIRIADADPLQGAALDHDVVDVESPQEVPSLARTSKRVSQDVAAYRRARTEGIGEMLDRLHVSHLLTQGETTVVEDLIALLKAREYRHARA, encoded by the coding sequence ATGGCCACCTCGCTGCTGACACGGGTCAAGGCCCGGGTCGACCTGCACACCTCGAACCGGGCACGGGGGCTCATCCAGGGCCGCGGCCGCTCCCTGTTCAAGGGCAGCGGCGAGGACTTCGACGACCTGAAGTACTACCAGCCCGGGGACAAGATCTCCGACATCGACTGGAAGGCCACCGCCCGTTCCGGGGAGCCGCTGATCCGGCAGTTCAACGAGGAGCGGGTGCGGCACCTCTCGATCGTCGCCGACACCTCCTCGGCGATGGCCGCGACCGCCGCCGACGGCTCCTCGAAGCGGGACGCGATGATCCTCGCCGCGGGCATGATCTGCTTCCTGGCGCAGAAGAACGGCGACCTGGTGAGCCTGGTCGCCGGTGCGGAGCCCAGGCCGATCCAGCTGCCCTCCCGCTCCAGCGACGGGCACCTGGAGCTGCTGCTGCGCACCGTCCAGCAGGGCACCACCACGGCCTCCGCCCCGGCGGACAGCGCGTGGCTGCTGGAGCGGGCGTTCCGCGTCACCACCCGGCCCACGCTGATGACGATCATCACCGACGAGGCCCACCCCGCCGTGGAGGACTTCACGCTGCTGCGCCGGCTCACCACCCGTCACGACCTGCTGGTGATCCGGATCGCGGATGCGGATCCGCTGCAGGGCGCCGCGCTCGACCACGACGTGGTGGACGTGGAGTCCCCGCAGGAGGTGCCTTCCCTGGCGCGCACCTCGAAGCGGGTCTCCCAGGACGTGGCCGCCTACCGCAGGGCCCGCACCGAGGGCATCGGGGAGATGCTGGACCGGCTGCACGTCAGCCATCTGCTCACCCAGGGGGAGACCACCGTCGTCGAGGACTTGATCGCGCTGCTCAAGGCGAGGGAGTACCGCCATGCCCGTGCCTGA
- a CDS encoding AAA family ATPase produces the protein MSNPPSPHPGGPARPAAPPAPAGAPAPTGHSAPSAPGPGPVPSGPGPARQGAAPGAGRPGQFAPASAAIAPAELERSASIIGTITGVFQSRVVGQENLRTTLLAALAAGGHVLLESVPGLAKTTAASALASSITGSFARIQCTPDLMPNDIIGTQIFNYGSGTFTTQLGPVHANVVLLDEINRSSAKTQSAMLEAMQERQTSIGGEVHRLPEPFMVLATQNPIEEEGTYVLPEAQMDRFLMKEILTYPRPGEEHEILDRSTAGSLTGPREAVGSVSLEDVRFLQTMVDQVYVDPAVKRYIIDLVFTTRGSGPRPVPNLTQSVRVGASPRGSLALMRVAQANALLQGRDYVTPDDVRAMRYGVLRHRLVLTFDALASGIKPEQIIDAVFHAVPMP, from the coding sequence ATGAGCAACCCACCCAGCCCGCACCCGGGGGGCCCGGCGCGTCCCGCCGCCCCGCCCGCGCCCGCCGGCGCGCCCGCGCCGACGGGACACTCCGCCCCGTCGGCCCCCGGCCCCGGCCCGGTCCCGTCGGGCCCCGGCCCCGCCCGCCAGGGTGCGGCGCCCGGTGCGGGCCGTCCCGGCCAGTTCGCGCCCGCGAGCGCCGCGATCGCGCCGGCGGAGCTCGAGCGGAGCGCCTCGATCATCGGCACCATCACCGGGGTGTTCCAGTCCCGGGTGGTGGGGCAGGAGAACCTGCGCACCACGCTGCTGGCCGCGCTCGCCGCCGGCGGGCACGTGCTGCTGGAGTCGGTGCCCGGCCTGGCCAAGACCACTGCGGCCAGCGCCCTGGCCTCCTCGATCACGGGCTCCTTCGCCCGCATCCAGTGCACGCCGGACCTGATGCCGAACGACATCATCGGCACCCAGATCTTCAACTACGGCTCCGGGACCTTCACCACCCAGCTGGGGCCGGTGCACGCCAACGTGGTGCTGCTGGACGAGATCAACCGCTCGAGCGCCAAGACGCAGTCGGCGATGCTCGAGGCGATGCAGGAGCGGCAGACCTCGATCGGCGGCGAGGTGCACCGCCTGCCCGAGCCGTTCATGGTGCTGGCCACCCAGAACCCGATCGAGGAGGAGGGCACGTACGTGCTCCCCGAGGCGCAGATGGATCGCTTCCTCATGAAGGAGATCCTCACCTATCCGCGCCCCGGCGAGGAGCACGAGATCCTCGACCGCTCCACCGCCGGCAGCCTCACCGGGCCACGCGAGGCGGTGGGCTCGGTCTCCCTGGAGGACGTGCGCTTCCTCCAGACGATGGTGGACCAGGTGTACGTGGACCCGGCCGTGAAGCGCTACATCATCGACCTGGTGTTCACCACCCGCGGCTCGGGCCCGCGCCCGGTGCCCAACCTCACCCAGTCCGTGCGGGTGGGGGCCAGCCCCCGCGGCTCCCTCGCCCTGATGCGGGTCGCGCAGGCGAACGCCCTGCTCCAGGGCCGCGACTACGTGACCCCGGACGACGTGCGCGCCATGCGCTACGGGGTGCTGCGCCACCGCCTGGTGCTCACCTTCGACGCGCTCGCCAGCGGCATCAAGCCCGAGCAGATCATCGACGCGGTGTTCCACGCCGTGCCGATGCCCTGA
- the glgX gene encoding glycogen debranching protein GlgX, with product MPADRDDRLTPPCAPTSPGLVVDEQGRGTFAVAAPRAEAVDLCIRRGSTEQRRRLRHVDGGLHWDHVTGMIPGTRYGLRALGPWAPADGLLCSPHRLLQDPRARGVSHSSPLLSSFFPSEVDAMLDRVGDPARRAEADNGDDAVWSVVVSDAFDWQEDRRPRIGWDATVLYELHVKGFTQLHPAVPPEQRGTYAGLAHPAVLDHLRSLGVTSLELLPVHAAMDEPHLTRLGLTNYWGYSTMSYFAPEPSLATAAAQAAGAQAVVDEVKAMVRTLHAEGFEVILDVVYNHTAEGGADGPALSLRGLDNLEHYWTDHGRFVDVTGTGGTLDPRSLHVMDLILSSLRYWVQEMHVDGFRFDLAATLGRDDHGFRPDHPLLRAIATDPVLRDVKLIAEPWDVGTDGWQTGRFPVPFAEWNDAFRDDVRSFWLSDRGLRERTGTEAIGGVRDLATRMAGSSDLFTARDPLELPAGRSLRAPWASINYVTAHDGLTLRDLTVYETKRNEANGEDNRDGTSDNRSYHHGHEGELPAGSPEAAVLEERRRRTARSILATLLLGSGTPMLTAGDERGRTQQGNNNAYCQDNEISWVHWDRSRAAEALQETTAHLLRLRREHPQLRTPHFLRPADPAAPDADQVAWFGADGRPLTHEEWMDPSQHLLGMLRPARRGHPGAEHLLVLLSSGAEPLRVPLPAAPWPQGDARVVMDTALESPTLLDHAPLDDRTVTVGPGAVVVVAIAADPAGSVANGLS from the coding sequence GTGCCCGCAGACCGAGACGACCGCCTGACCCCGCCCTGCGCCCCCACCTCCCCCGGCCTGGTGGTGGACGAGCAGGGGCGCGGCACCTTCGCGGTCGCCGCCCCGCGGGCGGAGGCCGTGGACCTGTGCATCCGTCGGGGCAGCACCGAGCAGCGCCGGCGCCTGCGGCACGTGGACGGCGGCCTGCACTGGGACCACGTCACCGGGATGATCCCGGGCACGCGCTACGGCCTGCGGGCGCTGGGGCCGTGGGCCCCGGCCGACGGCCTGCTGTGCAGCCCGCACCGGCTGCTGCAGGATCCGCGGGCGCGCGGCGTGTCGCACTCCTCGCCGCTGCTGAGCTCGTTCTTCCCCTCCGAGGTGGACGCGATGCTGGACCGGGTCGGGGACCCGGCCCGCCGCGCCGAGGCGGACAACGGGGACGACGCGGTGTGGTCCGTCGTGGTCTCCGACGCCTTCGACTGGCAGGAGGACCGCCGGCCGCGGATCGGCTGGGACGCGACGGTGCTCTACGAGCTGCACGTAAAGGGCTTCACGCAGCTGCACCCCGCCGTGCCCCCGGAGCAGCGCGGCACCTACGCGGGACTCGCGCACCCGGCCGTCCTCGACCATCTGCGGAGCCTGGGCGTGACCAGCCTCGAGCTGCTGCCCGTGCACGCGGCGATGGACGAACCGCACCTGACCCGCCTGGGGCTGACGAACTACTGGGGCTACTCGACGATGTCGTACTTCGCCCCGGAGCCGTCGCTGGCCACCGCGGCCGCGCAGGCGGCCGGCGCGCAGGCCGTGGTCGACGAGGTCAAGGCGATGGTCCGCACCCTGCACGCCGAGGGCTTCGAGGTGATCCTCGACGTGGTCTACAACCACACCGCCGAGGGCGGCGCCGACGGACCGGCGCTCAGCCTGCGCGGCCTGGACAACCTCGAGCACTACTGGACCGACCACGGCCGCTTCGTGGACGTCACCGGCACCGGCGGCACCCTGGACCCCCGCTCGCTGCACGTGATGGATCTGATCCTCTCCTCCCTGCGGTACTGGGTGCAGGAGATGCACGTGGACGGCTTCCGCTTTGACCTCGCCGCCACGCTGGGCCGGGACGACCACGGCTTCCGCCCTGACCATCCGCTGCTGCGCGCGATCGCCACGGACCCGGTGCTGCGGGACGTGAAGCTGATCGCCGAGCCGTGGGACGTGGGCACCGACGGCTGGCAGACCGGCCGCTTCCCCGTGCCCTTCGCGGAGTGGAACGACGCCTTCCGCGACGACGTGCGCTCCTTCTGGCTCTCCGACCGGGGGCTGCGGGAGCGCACCGGCACCGAGGCGATCGGCGGCGTGCGCGATCTCGCCACCCGGATGGCCGGCTCCAGCGACCTGTTCACCGCCCGGGACCCGCTCGAGCTCCCGGCGGGGCGCAGCCTGCGCGCCCCCTGGGCCTCGATCAACTACGTCACCGCGCACGACGGACTCACCCTGCGCGACCTCACCGTCTACGAGACCAAGCGCAACGAGGCCAACGGGGAGGACAACCGCGACGGCACCTCCGACAACCGTTCCTACCACCACGGGCACGAGGGCGAGCTGCCCGCCGGCTCGCCGGAGGCGGCGGTGCTCGAGGAGCGCCGCCGCCGCACCGCCCGCAGCATCCTGGCCACCCTGCTGCTGGGCTCGGGCACCCCGATGCTCACCGCCGGGGACGAGCGGGGCCGCACCCAGCAGGGCAACAACAACGCCTACTGCCAGGACAACGAGATCTCCTGGGTGCACTGGGACCGCAGCCGCGCCGCGGAGGCGCTGCAGGAGACCACCGCGCACCTGCTGCGCCTGCGGCGCGAGCACCCGCAGCTGCGCACCCCGCACTTCCTGCGCCCCGCCGATCCCGCGGCGCCGGACGCCGACCAGGTGGCGTGGTTCGGCGCCGACGGCCGGCCGCTGACCCATGAGGAGTGGATGGACCCCTCCCAGCACCTGCTGGGCATGCTGCGCCCCGCCCGCCGCGGCCATCCGGGCGCCGAGCACCTGCTGGTGCTGCTCTCCTCGGGCGCCGAACCGCTGCGGGTGCCGCTGCCCGCCGCGCCGTGGCCGCAGGGCGACGCCCGCGTGGTGATGGACACCGCGCTCGAGTCACCGACGCTGCTGGACCACGCCCCGCTCGATGACCGCACGGTCACCGTGGGGCCCGGCGCCGTGGTGGTCGTCGCGATCGCCGCCGACCCCGCAGGGAGCGTCGCGAACGGGCTATCGTGA
- a CDS encoding maltotransferase domain-containing protein, protein MSETADLEGLGAGIGRIPIMGVRPVVDGGRFPARCVEGETVAVGANAFREGHDAMGVQLVLTDPDGRETRQSLRSTNPGLDRWETEIRPDATGHWSFRIEAYSAPYETWAHTAEVKIPAGIDQDLVCAEGALVLERVLEEVEQGTRPAADGPVVRAALESLRSPGLPAAARVAPALAADLRGILAERPLREGVTAAGPYRLVVQRRRALYGSWYEFFPRSEGAHFTPEHGWTSGTLRTAARSLDRIAQMGFDVAYLTPIHPIGTTFRKGRNNTLDPQPGDPGSPYAIGSPDGGHDAIHPELGTLEDFDAFVDRAKELGLEVAMDIALQCSPDHPWVSEHPEWFTVRADGTIAYAENPPKKYQDIYPLSFDTDYEGLYTAIRDMLEHWVAHGVTLFRVDNPHTKPVRFWEELLAEFDRTHPEVIFLAEAFTRPTMMHTLGKVGYHQSYTYFTWRETAEELREYLEELVEAAPYMRPSFWPTTHDILTPYMSSGGRSAFVLRAILAATLVPTWGIYSGYELVEDVPRPGAQEQIDNEKYEFTPRDYAGALARGESLEPLLASLNRIRRAHPALQTLTTIRFHEADDEQVLVFSKHLDAAASGTGSPDTVLVVSLTAHDRDAHTAVHLDLDALGVGDAFDVEDLLTGERFRWGRDPFVILSAADRPAHVLRIIHPEES, encoded by the coding sequence ATGTCAGAGACCGCAGACCTCGAGGGACTGGGCGCCGGGATCGGGAGGATCCCGATCATGGGGGTGCGTCCCGTGGTGGACGGCGGCCGCTTCCCCGCCCGGTGCGTCGAGGGAGAGACCGTCGCCGTCGGCGCCAACGCCTTCCGCGAGGGACACGACGCGATGGGCGTGCAGCTGGTGCTCACCGACCCCGACGGCCGGGAGACCCGGCAGTCGCTGCGCTCGACCAATCCGGGCCTGGACCGGTGGGAGACCGAGATCCGCCCCGACGCCACCGGGCACTGGAGCTTCCGGATCGAGGCCTACTCCGCGCCGTACGAGACCTGGGCACACACCGCCGAGGTGAAGATCCCCGCGGGGATCGACCAGGACCTGGTCTGCGCCGAGGGCGCCCTGGTGCTGGAGCGCGTGCTGGAGGAGGTGGAGCAGGGCACCCGGCCCGCCGCCGACGGCCCGGTGGTGCGGGCCGCGCTGGAGAGCCTGCGCTCCCCCGGCCTGCCCGCCGCCGCCCGGGTGGCGCCGGCGCTGGCCGCGGACCTCCGCGGCATCCTCGCCGAGCGGCCTCTGCGCGAGGGCGTCACCGCGGCCGGCCCGTACCGGCTCGTGGTGCAGCGGCGCCGTGCGCTGTACGGCTCCTGGTACGAGTTCTTCCCGCGCTCCGAGGGAGCGCACTTCACCCCCGAGCACGGCTGGACCTCGGGCACGCTGCGCACCGCCGCCCGCTCCCTGGACCGGATCGCGCAGATGGGCTTCGACGTCGCCTACCTCACCCCGATCCACCCCATCGGCACCACCTTCCGCAAGGGGCGCAACAACACCCTGGACCCGCAGCCCGGCGATCCCGGCTCCCCGTACGCGATCGGCTCGCCGGACGGCGGCCACGACGCCATCCACCCCGAGCTGGGCACGCTGGAGGACTTCGACGCCTTCGTGGACCGGGCGAAGGAGCTGGGCCTCGAGGTCGCGATGGACATCGCGCTGCAGTGCTCGCCGGACCACCCCTGGGTGAGCGAGCATCCCGAGTGGTTCACGGTGCGGGCCGACGGCACGATCGCCTACGCGGAGAACCCCCCGAAGAAGTACCAGGACATCTACCCCCTCAGCTTCGACACCGACTACGAGGGGCTCTACACCGCGATCCGCGACATGCTCGAGCACTGGGTGGCCCACGGGGTGACCCTGTTCCGCGTCGACAACCCGCACACCAAGCCGGTGCGCTTCTGGGAGGAGCTGCTGGCCGAGTTCGACCGGACCCATCCCGAGGTGATCTTCCTGGCCGAGGCGTTCACCCGGCCCACGATGATGCACACCCTGGGGAAGGTGGGATACCACCAGTCCTACACCTACTTCACCTGGCGCGAGACCGCCGAGGAGCTGCGGGAGTACCTCGAGGAGCTGGTGGAGGCGGCGCCGTACATGCGCCCCAGCTTCTGGCCCACCACCCACGACATCCTCACCCCGTACATGAGCTCCGGCGGCCGCAGCGCCTTCGTGCTGCGGGCGATCCTCGCCGCGACCCTGGTGCCCACCTGGGGCATCTACAGCGGCTACGAGCTGGTGGAGGACGTGCCCCGCCCCGGCGCGCAGGAGCAGATCGACAACGAGAAGTACGAGTTCACGCCCCGGGACTACGCCGGGGCGCTGGCCCGCGGGGAGAGCCTGGAGCCGCTGCTGGCCTCGCTGAACCGGATCCGGCGCGCGCACCCCGCGCTGCAGACCCTCACCACGATCCGCTTCCACGAGGCGGACGACGAGCAGGTGCTGGTGTTCTCCAAGCACCTCGACGCCGCGGCGAGCGGCACCGGGTCCCCGGACACCGTGCTGGTGGTCTCGCTCACCGCGCACGACCGCGACGCCCACACCGCCGTGCACCTCGATCTCGACGCGCTCGGCGTGGGGGACGCCTTCGACGTCGAGGACCTGCTCACCGGCGAGCGCTTCCGCTGGGGCCGCGACCCCTTCGTGATCCTGAGCGCGGCCGACCGGCCCGCGCACGTGCTGCGGATCATCCACCCCGAGGAGAGCTGA